The stretch of DNA GGCGCAGTTCGGGCGAGTTGGAGAGCGAGGTCCTGGCGGCCTTGTGGTCCACGGAGCACCCGCTCACCCCTGCCGAGATCCAGCTGGAGATCGGCGGCGGCCTGGCCTACAACACCGTGCACACCATCCTCAAGCGGCTGTACGACAAGGGCCTGGTGCTGCGCGAGGTGGACGGGCGGCGGGGTGCCTACCGGCCTGCCAAGAACGCGGCCGAGCTGACCGCCCAGGCGATGCACGACGCCCTGGACCGCGGCCCCGACCCGATCGCCGCCCTCCAGCAGTTCGTGACCGGGCTGAGCCCCGAGGAGGAGCGGGCCCTGCGCGAACTGCTCACCGGAGGGGCCGCGTGACGGTCGACGTCTACACCCCGCTGGCGCTGTCCGCGCTGCTCGCCGCGATCAGTCCCGCGGTCGGCCGG from Streptomyces sp. 6-11-2 encodes:
- a CDS encoding BlaI/MecI/CopY family transcriptional regulator, encoding MAGRGPHGRVERRSSGELESEVLAALWSTEHPLTPAEIQLEIGGGLAYNTVHTILKRLYDKGLVLREVDGRRGAYRPAKNAAELTAQAMHDALDRGPDPIAALQQFVTGLSPEEERALRELLTGGAA